The following coding sequences lie in one Monomorium pharaonis isolate MP-MQ-018 chromosome 1, ASM1337386v2, whole genome shotgun sequence genomic window:
- the LOC105835512 gene encoding flavin-containing monooxygenase FMO GS-OX-like 2 gives MTDQEKKIKVCVIGAGAAGLCAVRHLATNTVFEITAYEQTNDIGGTWVYKEQVGLDENGIPIHSSMYQNLRTNLPAKIMNFPDYIAMEGREPCCVSHQEVLKYLKDYAQHFNVYQHIHFNTKVEHVRFVSSDSCGQDNWSVQVRKLKTDEIELCYFDAVMVCNGHYFEPYVPTITGIESFPGLILHSHAYRKPNEFSGKTVLILGAASSGIDIGIDLSEQAAYVYLSHNHDRLTSSLPSNMIQVAGVESIHGTRFHLKDGTIIDAIDVFLFCTGYKYNFPFLDKNCSIQVDNNYVTPLYKHFINIEHPSMCIIGIPTVVVPFPMFHMQVQFFLALLQNQINLPAKLVMLEDSTLKTLKKRHAHKLMDHQWDYNDSLAVTGGFDRLPLFYKLGYQIWSIQRSTNLLHYKNSKFIISEDGQNVELVLPE, from the exons ATGACggatcaagaaaaaaaaattaaggtaTGCGTAATCGGTGCTGGCGCGGCTGGGTTATGTGCAGTTAGGCACTTGGCGACGAATACAGTATTCGAAATAACAGCTTACGAGCAAACAAATGATATAGGTGGTACATGGGTTTATAAGGAGCAAGTTGGCCTCGATGAAAATGGTATACCAATACATTCCAGCATGTATCAGAATCTAAG AACAAATTTACCcgcaaaaattatgaattttccGGATTATATTGCAATGGAAGGACGAGAACCGTGTTGCGTAAGCCATCaagaagttttaaaatatttgaaagattACGCTCaacattttaatgtatatcaaCATATTCAt TTCAATACAAAAGTCGAGCATGTTCGATTTGTATCATCTGATTCCTGTGGTCAAGATAACTGGTCCGTGCAagtgagaaaattaaaaacagatgaaatagaattatgttattttgacGCAGTTATGGTTTGTAACGG GCATTATTTCGAACCTTATGTACCAACTATAACTGGCATCGAAAGTTTTCCGGGTTTAATATTGCACAGCCACGCATATAGAAAACCAAATGAATTTTCCGGCAAAACTGTATTAATATTAGGTGCAGCATCATCTGGTATTGATATAGGGATCGATTTATCTGAACAAGCGGCTTACGTCTATTTAAGTCATAATCATGATAG ATTAACAAGTTCTTTACCATCAAATATGATACAAGTCGCCGGTGTTGAAAGCATACATGGAACCAGATTTCATTTAAAGGATGGAACTATTATCGATGCTATtgacgtttttcttttttgtactggttacaaatataattttccctTCTTAGACAAAAATTGTAGTATACAAGTTGACAACAATTACGTAACTCCACTTTATAAACATTTCATCAATATCGAGCATCCTTCAATGTGTATCATTGGTATACCTACTGTCGTCGTACCATTTCCTATGTTTCATATGCAG gtgCAATTTTTCTTAGCTTTACTTCAAAACCAAATAAATTTACCTGCAAAACTTGTGATGCTAGAAGATTCaactttaaaaactttaaagaaGAGACATGCACATAAACTAATGGATCATCAATGGGATTATAACGATTCATTGGCAGTTACTGGCGGATTTGATAGATTAccgttattttataaactcggTTACCAAATATGGTCAATTCAAAGATCCACGAatcttttacattataaaaattccaaatttattatttctgaaGATGGACAAAACGTCGAATTAGTTTTACCAGAGTAA